GAGACAACACCCCTTGGCACACGCGGATCTGCCCACACCGGAACACCATGCTCCCGTCCTCTCCTTCAATGCGTCAGGTCCAGTCGTAGGGGAGAACTCTGCACCTGCCAGTTGCCCTTGTCCACATTCGTCTCGCCTTCGAAGGCAAGGTAAGAATAGCGACCATAGTGGGGCAGCTTCTTCCCCAGCGCCTCCACGACCGCGGGCGTGGCGGGCAAAACCACGGTCCAGGCGATTTCTTCGCGCTCGGCGTCGCGGAAGCACGCAACGAGCGAGCGTCCGGCGGTACTGGCCGCGGTGCGCAGCTTGAGGGGCGCGTCGCCAAACGCCCCGGAGCTCGCGAAGCATCGGTCGACGAGATCACCCTCGCCGAAGAGCCAAACGCCACGGCCGACCGTGCGCCGGAAGTCGCGCTCGTCCACCAGGACCTGGTCGTGGTTGTGGCTCCAGGTGGAGGCGAGGGCCCGCAAGGCTGCGGCCATCTTCGGCGTGCAGCGCGAGCCGATGACGACGAAGGTCGAATCGGCGCCGAGAACATGGGAGAGCGCCGGAGGGATCTCGGCTCGATGCAGCTTGCGGAAGAGCTCCATGTCCGGGTCCACAGCCACCCAGCGCGCTCCCGGTTCGAGCTGGATGGTTGCCGAGGCGCTGCGGAGCTCGACTTCGCGCGACCGCATCTCGCCGCCCAACTCGTAGCGGATCGGCACGCGCAAGTCGTAGAAGGGCTCCGCCTGGCGGATCTCCAGCCTCGGTCCGCCAGCAGACGCGGGACCGCGGCTGACGGAAAGCACCGGGGCACCGGGCCGTCCGATCCATTGCTCGAACCAGGGAGTGACCAGGGGCGGCGCCGCGCCTGCCGCGCCGCCGGGCGCTGAGTCCGCCTCGACCGTCACCGCGAAGCTGCGGACCAGGTCGTCCCAGCTGGCTTCTTGGAACAACTTCTCCTTGTAAAAGTGCCTCAGCGCCGTGAAGAACACCGCATCGCCCCAGAGCTTCCGGGCCATGTGGAAGACCATCATCGTCTTGCCGTAGCCCACCGCCTGCGTCGCCGGGCTCTCGCGCTCGGTGAAGCGCCGCAGGGCGAAGTCGCGCCCGCCGGAGCTGGCGTAATCCAGATACCCCTGCAGCTGGCTCAGCCGGTAGTCGCGTGCGGCGGCCTCGCCTTCCCGCTCCTTGTAGGTGTAGTCCGCCAGGTACGAGGTCAGCCCCTCGGACCAGTTCCCCTTGCCCTCGGCCACGAAGACGCCGTTCCCCCACCAGTTGTGCAAGATCTCGTGGCCGTAGCTCGTGTGCACGATGAAGGGGAGCCGTATCACACGGTCTCCGAGCAAGGTGAAGCTCGGCATGCCGTAGCCCGTCTGCCACCAGTTCTCCACCAGAGCGAACTTGTCGAACGGATAGGGTCCGAGCATCTGCTCGTACATCTGGAGATAGGTACCGGTGGCATCGAGGTAGGTGTTGCAGAGATCCTCGGGCGTCTCTGCATAGGTGAAGGTGTAGGCCATCACCTTCCCATGCTCCTTCTTGCGCACCTTGTAGGGTCCGGCGACGAGATAGGCCTCGTTCATCGGCGTCTCCACGACCCAGAGCGATTCGACGCTGCCATCGGCGGCAGCGCGGCGTTCCGCCCAGGTGCCCTGGCTCATGCTCTCCCAGCCCGCCGGCACGCGCGCCGTCAGGCGATAGCGGAAGAGCCCTTCGCCGCTCCAGGGAATCCAGAAAGTCGAGCCCTCGAGATAAACGCCGCGCGCGTCGATGAGCCCCGAGGTCTCTTCGAAGCTGCGTTCGTACGCCACCTTGGGCGGCTTCAGGCTGTCGTAGATGGCGCCAGCGTAACGAAGCTCGAGGCGCACCGTAGCCGGCCAGCCTGTGGCGGGCGGGTGCACGGTGAGCTCGCGGGCCGCGGCGTAGTCCTGCATGCGTTCGTAGTCCGGCTTCGCCCAGAAGTGTCGCGGTTGGAAAGTCGCCGCCGTCTCGAACTGCAACCGCTCTTTCCCGAGCTGGATGGACTCGACCGTGAGGCCCTTGTGAAGGAGGAGCGCGAGCGGACCGGTGGGATTCGGCGGCGGTCCCAGATCGATCGCATCGG
This DNA window, taken from Candidatus Krumholzibacteriia bacterium, encodes the following:
- a CDS encoding M1 family aminopeptidase — its product is MSRRRRSLELRSTFLVTRRVLGGRNTAIILTLALVGAASGGRAAQNWPILRHDIQVAVEPAKSRLQATDAIDLGPPPNPTGPLALLLHKGLTVESIQLGKERLQFETAATFQPRHFWAKPDYERMQDYAAARELTVHPPATGWPATVRLELRYAGAIYDSLKPPKVAYERSFEETSGLIDARGVYLEGSTFWIPWSGEGLFRYRLTARVPAGWESMSQGTWAERRAAADGSVESLWVVETPMNEAYLVAGPYKVRKKEHGKVMAYTFTYAETPEDLCNTYLDATGTYLQMYEQMLGPYPFDKFALVENWWQTGYGMPSFTLLGDRVIRLPFIVHTSYGHEILHNWWGNGVFVAEGKGNWSEGLTSYLADYTYKEREGEAAARDYRLSQLQGYLDYASSGGRDFALRRFTERESPATQAVGYGKTMMVFHMARKLWGDAVFFTALRHFYKEKLFQEASWDDLVRSFAVTVEADSAPGGAAGAAPPLVTPWFEQWIGRPGAPVLSVSRGPASAGGPRLEIRQAEPFYDLRVPIRYELGGEMRSREVELRSASATIQLEPGARWVAVDPDMELFRKLHRAEIPPALSHVLGADSTFVVIGSRCTPKMAAALRALASTWSHNHDQVLVDERDFRRTVGRGVWLFGEGDLVDRCFASSGAFGDAPLKLRTAASTAGRSLVACFRDAEREEIAWTVVLPATPAVVEALGKKLPHYGRYSYLAFEGETNVDKGNWQVQSSPLRLDLTH